The sequence AACAAAAACCCGCAATAAGCTCATGAAAGCTGAGACATACGAAGAATTTATTGACATCATTTTAAAGGGGTGAAAAATTGGAAAAGTCACAGTTGGAACTTTTAGTTGCGCTTCAGGATTTGGACATGATGATCGAAGAAATCTCTGAAGTGAAACGTCTGGGATTCAGCGCCGAACGCGAAGAAGAATTGCGCAAGGCGCGCGAAGAGTTGGCTAATAAAATTAAGAAACCACTTCTCTACAGTTATGAAAAATTGAAAAAACGCTACAAACGCGCCATCGTTCCCGTGGGCGAAGACAACACCTGTCTCGGTTGTTTCATTAAGCTGCCCACGTCTCTTTCTTCAATCGGCAGAACCGACGCCGAAGTGATTTATTGCGAAGGTTGTGGTAGAATTTTGTATTGGCTGTCGTAATAAATTGCCCCCTTTCAAAGGTTCAAGCCTTTGAAAGGGTTTGATAGTTCATATTTTGCGAGAATTTTTGTTTTAGTAAGTCCTCAGCTCGCCGACTTCGTTTTCTACTGCGTGCAAAATCTCACGCTTTTTGACGGCTTCCATCATATTATTGTGATCAATGTACAGCGGTCTGTCTTCTTCCAGATGCGCCACCACTTTTCTGACTGCCTTGTGGGCAGCAAGCACGCCTTTGCCCGGCGTAAAATCGCGAAAATCCAACGCCTGAGCCGCTGCGATGGACTCAATTCCCTGGACACCATAAGCATTTTCCAGAATCTGTTTTGTCTTCAGCGCTGTGTTCATTCCCATACTGACAAAATCTTCCTGATCTGCCGCCGCGGGAATCGATTGTATCGCAGCGGGAGCGGACAAAATTTTTTGTTCGACTATCATCATATCCGCTGTGTACTGACTGAGCATGTGTCCCGAAAACATTCCGGCGCCTTTGGTCAAAAATGCCGGTAAGCCCACGCTCAGCGCCGGATTGAGAAGGCGATTGAGCCGGCGTTCGGAAATGACAGAGACCATGGTAATCACAGCGCCTAACATGTCCAGCGGCACGCTGATAGGGGAGCCCTGAAAATTCGCGCCGGTCAAAACCACGCCGTCTTCGGGCAGAAAAATTGGATTGTCTCCCACGCCGTTGAGTTCAATTTCGAATTGGCTGCGCGTCCAGCGAAGTTGGTCGCGCGCCGCGCCGTGTACCTGCGGCGTGGAACGCATGGAGTAGGCGTCCTGCACTTTGGTTTTGATTTTCCCGGTCAGCAAATCCGAACCGTCGACCATTTTACGAATATTTGCCGCAGAAGTAACCGCTCCCTGAAATCCGCGTAATTCGTGGAGACGAGAATCGTAAGGCTTCATGTTTGCCATGAGCGCCTCCAGCGTCATGGCAGCGACAATGTCCGCCTGTTTCAAAAAACGCTCGGCTTCGTAAATTTGCAGACTTCCCATTCCCAAGATCAGATTACTGCCGTTGATCGCAGACAAACCGTCTCGCGCCTCTAATCCGGGAATTGGAATGCCGGCTTTTTTCATGGCAGCGGCGCCCGGCATTCTTTCGCCCCGATAATATGCCTCGCCTTCGCCCATGAGCAACAAGGCGATTTGACTCATCGGCGCCAGGTCGCCTGAAGCGCCCACACTGCCTTTTTTACACACAACCGGCGTCACGCCTTTATTGAGCATGTCCACGTAGGTCTGAGTAATTTCAGGCCGACAACCCGAGTGACCTTTGGCGTGCATATTGATTCGCGTCAGCATGGCAGCGCGTACTTCTTCGATAGGAACAGGCTCCCCAATTCCGGCTGAGTGGTTGTAAATCAAATAGCGCTGAAATTGCTGCACTTGTTCATCCGTCAAAATTACTTCAGAAAATTCCCCAATGCCGGTGTTGATTCCGTACATAATTTCTCGCTCGGCAATTTTTTTCTCCAAAAATGCCCGGCATGCCTTGATTCGTTCCACTGCATCCGGATGAAGCTCCACTGTCTCCAGCCCGTGTGCAACGTGGTAAACATTTTCGACGGTCAAATCGCTGCCCGTAATTTTAATAGCCATTTCGCCTCCTCCGTGAAATTTTATCATTTGAAAAGGTCGTTTAGCGAAATATAATTAGTTGAAAGAATTTAAGAAAATAATTCCAAGAAAGCAATGATTTTTTTGTCTGGCTGTTGAGGGAAATCGTTGGAGAAAGCCAGTTTTTCTTTAAAAATTCAGTGAGTAAATTTTTTTCACTGATTTGATTTTTTCATTGTTTTTTTGTAAAAATATTAGTAAATTTACATGCATGTTAAAATAGTCATTACTTTTTTAACATTGAGGTAAAAATGAAATACATTGAACGCTACATTGAAGACAGCGTTAAAGAGGATCTGACTCAGAAAATGGTCTTTATCGCCGGGCCAAGGCAGAGCGGGAAAACAACTTTAGCGATAAAAATTCTCGGGAATAAAAGTTCACCAGCGCGAAAAAACTGGTACTTGAACTGGGACTCTGCTCACGATAGAGAAAAGATAATCCGAGAGCAGTTTCCCGCAGGAAAAGGCTTGCTTGTACTTGATGAAATACATAAATATTCCCGCTGGCGTCAGGTCGTAAAAGGATTATTTGACAAAAGGAAACATGAATTGCAAATTATTGTCACAGGCAGCGGCAGGCT comes from Calditrichota bacterium and encodes:
- a CDS encoding aromatic amino acid lyase, giving the protein MAIKITGSDLTVENVYHVAHGLETVELHPDAVERIKACRAFLEKKIAEREIMYGINTGIGEFSEVILTDEQVQQFQRYLIYNHSAGIGEPVPIEEVRAAMLTRINMHAKGHSGCRPEITQTYVDMLNKGVTPVVCKKGSVGASGDLAPMSQIALLLMGEGEAYYRGERMPGAAAMKKAGIPIPGLEARDGLSAINGSNLILGMGSLQIYEAERFLKQADIVAAMTLEALMANMKPYDSRLHELRGFQGAVTSAANIRKMVDGSDLLTGKIKTKVQDAYSMRSTPQVHGAARDQLRWTRSQFEIELNGVGDNPIFLPEDGVVLTGANFQGSPISVPLDMLGAVITMVSVISERRLNRLLNPALSVGLPAFLTKGAGMFSGHMLSQYTADMMIVEQKILSAPAAIQSIPAAADQEDFVSMGMNTALKTKQILENAYGVQGIESIAAAQALDFRDFTPGKGVLAAHKAVRKVVAHLEEDRPLYIDHNNMMEAVKKREILHAVENEVGELRTY